The following are from one region of the Vibrio hyugaensis genome:
- a CDS encoding Slp family lipoprotein: MKLSGRIFLVIIAAFGLSACSSLPEELNASTEQVLTDYKAFAEDQGQAANDVRLGGVIAKVDNLKDQTRLEIVNLPISKSGKPDIDQEPTGRFAVYFDGYLEPVAFSKGRIITVVGKGSGEEEGKIGEHQYIFPSIKGDGYRLWKIEERVRMYDTPTYYYPCYSINCRMWRNDFPQDGKVIKKVK; encoded by the coding sequence ATGAAACTTTCTGGACGTATTTTTCTGGTTATTATCGCGGCATTCGGGCTTTCTGCCTGTAGCTCTCTTCCTGAAGAGCTGAATGCAAGCACCGAGCAGGTTTTGACGGATTACAAAGCCTTTGCTGAAGACCAAGGACAGGCTGCTAACGATGTCCGTCTTGGTGGTGTTATCGCGAAAGTGGATAACTTGAAAGACCAAACGCGCCTGGAGATCGTAAACCTACCAATCAGCAAATCAGGCAAGCCCGACATTGACCAAGAACCAACGGGTCGCTTCGCGGTGTATTTTGATGGTTACTTAGAGCCAGTTGCTTTTAGTAAAGGTCGAATCATTACCGTTGTTGGTAAAGGTTCGGGCGAAGAAGAAGGCAAAATTGGTGAGCACCAATACATATTCCCTTCGATAAAAGGCGATGGCTACCGCTTATGGAAGATTGAAGAGCGAGTACGTATGTACGACACGCCAACCTATTACTACCCTTGTTACTCCATTAACTGCCGCATGTGGCGAAATGATTTCCCTCAAGACGGCAAGGTTATCAAGAAGGTTAAATAA
- the purU gene encoding formyltetrahydrofolate deformylase → MEKKTLLTHCSDAPGLISKITNICYKHQLNIVHNNEFVDNTSGHFFMRTELEGYFNDQTLLADLDQALPQGAKRTLISSRRKRIVILVTKEAHCLGDILMKTYDGSLDVEIAAVVGNYDKLQTLTERFDIPYHHVTHEDLSREEHEQKMLEVIDQYDADYLVLAKYMRVLTPTFVEKYRHKIINIHHSFLPAFIGAKPYQQAYDRGVKIIGATAHFVTNDLDEGPIIKQDVIPVDHTFSAQDMAQAGRDVEKNVLSKALNKVINDHVFVYGNKTVIL, encoded by the coding sequence ATGGAAAAGAAAACACTGTTGACTCATTGCAGCGACGCACCGGGTCTAATCTCAAAAATCACCAATATCTGTTATAAGCATCAGCTGAATATCGTTCATAATAACGAGTTTGTTGATAACACCAGTGGGCACTTTTTCATGAGAACTGAGTTGGAGGGATACTTCAACGATCAAACGCTTCTCGCTGATTTAGATCAAGCACTGCCGCAAGGTGCAAAGCGCACGTTGATCAGCTCTCGCCGCAAACGCATCGTTATCCTAGTGACGAAAGAAGCGCACTGTTTGGGTGATATTCTGATGAAGACTTACGACGGCAGCTTAGATGTTGAAATTGCTGCGGTTGTTGGTAACTACGACAAACTGCAAACGCTGACCGAACGTTTTGATATCCCTTATCACCATGTGACACACGAAGATCTTAGCCGTGAAGAGCACGAGCAGAAGATGCTTGAAGTGATTGATCAATACGATGCCGATTATCTTGTGCTAGCGAAATACATGCGTGTTCTCACTCCAACTTTCGTAGAGAAATACCGTCACAAGATCATCAATATCCACCACAGTTTCTTACCCGCGTTTATCGGCGCAAAACCGTACCAACAAGCTTACGACCGCGGCGTGAAGATCATCGGTGCAACAGCGCACTTCGTGACGAATGACTTGGATGAAGGCCCAATCATCAAGCAGGACGTTATTCCAGTGGATCACACGTTCAGCGCACAAGATATGGCGCAAGCGGGTCGCGATGTCGAGAAGAACGTATTGAGCAAGGCTTTGAATAAAGTGATCAATGATCACGTTTTTGTTTACGGCAATAAGACGGTTATTCTTTAA
- the feoB gene encoding Fe(2+) transporter permease subunit FeoB, with protein MQYQILTVGNPNSGKTTLFNGLTGAKQQVGNWAGVTVEKKTGQFKHAGDDFALTDLPGIYSLDSGNDSNSIDESIASRAVLTHPADLIINVVDATSLERSLYMTLQLRELGRPMIVVLNKMDALKRERQIINVAELEKTLGCPVVSLSATNKAQVAEFKEKLHKSVVQGVALNSLSLNYGEKMETAIDHISSLFNDQTVSHRALAIRALEKDALVLNSMSDADRHSVENTVVELDLDVDLHVADTKYTHLHEECKKIRRSEGKLSRSVTEKLDQFILNKWVGIPFFFVVMYLMFMFSINIGSAFIDFFDIGVGAILVDGGHHLLDGHLPVWLVTVLADGIGGGIQTVATFIPVIACLYLFLAVLESSGYMARAAFVLDKVMQKIGLPGKAFVPLVLGFGCNVPSIMATRTLDQERERKLAASMAPFMSCGARLPVYALFAAAFFPGSGQNIVFALYLLGIVAAIFTGLFLKHTLYPGSSDSLVMEMPDYELPTLQNVVIKTWQKLKRFVLGAGKTIVIVVAILSFFNSLGTDGSFGNEDSENSVLSKAAQVVTPVFAPIGVQEDNWPATVGIITGIFAKEAVVGTLNSLYTTPSDGEDAEFDLMGSLEEAVMSIPENLAGLSYSDPLGIEVGDLTDSNAVAEDQEVDASIFGNIKAQFASGNAAFAYLIFILLYTPCVAAMGAYVREFGHKFARFIAVWTMGLAYLCATFYNQLTHFADSPVTSGIWIAIIVAIFFGTYRVFKRVGQKQQGALEAQVA; from the coding sequence ATGCAATACCAAATTCTTACAGTCGGTAACCCAAACAGCGGTAAAACGACGCTTTTTAATGGTCTTACTGGTGCAAAGCAGCAAGTAGGTAACTGGGCTGGTGTCACCGTCGAGAAGAAAACCGGTCAGTTCAAACATGCTGGCGACGACTTTGCTTTAACTGACCTGCCGGGCATTTACTCTTTAGACAGTGGTAATGACAGCAACAGTATTGATGAATCCATTGCCTCTCGTGCGGTTCTAACTCACCCTGCTGACTTAATCATTAACGTTGTTGACGCAACCAGTCTTGAACGTAGCTTATATATGACGCTACAACTGCGCGAACTTGGTCGCCCGATGATTGTTGTGTTGAACAAGATGGATGCGCTTAAGCGTGAGCGCCAAATCATCAATGTTGCAGAACTTGAGAAAACATTGGGTTGTCCTGTGGTAAGCCTATCTGCGACAAACAAAGCGCAAGTTGCCGAGTTTAAAGAAAAGCTGCACAAGTCTGTTGTACAAGGTGTCGCGCTAAACAGTCTATCTTTAAATTACGGTGAAAAGATGGAAACGGCGATCGACCACATTTCTTCTCTTTTCAATGATCAAACCGTTTCTCATCGTGCGCTAGCGATTCGCGCGTTAGAAAAAGATGCGCTTGTACTTAATAGCATGTCAGACGCTGATCGCCACTCGGTTGAAAATACCGTTGTTGAGCTAGACCTAGACGTCGATCTTCACGTAGCCGACACCAAGTACACGCATCTTCATGAAGAGTGTAAGAAGATCCGTCGTAGCGAAGGCAAATTAAGCCGCAGTGTCACAGAAAAACTAGACCAGTTTATTCTTAACAAGTGGGTGGGTATTCCATTCTTCTTTGTTGTGATGTACCTGATGTTTATGTTCTCTATCAACATTGGTAGTGCATTCATCGACTTCTTCGATATTGGTGTTGGTGCGATATTAGTTGATGGCGGTCACCATTTGTTAGATGGTCATTTACCGGTATGGCTAGTAACGGTTCTTGCTGATGGTATCGGCGGCGGTATCCAGACGGTTGCAACCTTCATTCCCGTTATCGCGTGTTTGTACCTGTTCCTAGCTGTGCTGGAAAGCTCAGGTTACATGGCTCGTGCAGCATTTGTCCTTGATAAAGTGATGCAGAAGATTGGCTTACCGGGTAAAGCATTCGTTCCGCTCGTGCTAGGTTTTGGTTGTAACGTACCGTCAATCATGGCGACTCGTACACTAGACCAAGAACGTGAACGTAAACTGGCTGCATCAATGGCGCCATTTATGTCATGTGGTGCGCGTTTACCTGTCTACGCTTTGTTTGCAGCAGCTTTCTTCCCTGGTTCTGGTCAAAACATTGTATTTGCACTTTACCTTTTAGGTATCGTTGCAGCGATCTTTACCGGTCTGTTCCTTAAGCACACGCTTTACCCAGGTAGCAGTGATAGCCTAGTGATGGAAATGCCAGACTATGAGCTTCCTACGCTACAAAACGTCGTGATCAAAACTTGGCAAAAACTGAAGCGCTTTGTTCTAGGTGCCGGTAAAACCATCGTAATCGTTGTTGCTATCTTAAGCTTCTTTAACTCACTAGGTACTGACGGTAGCTTTGGTAATGAAGACAGCGAAAACTCAGTGCTTTCTAAAGCTGCACAGGTTGTAACACCAGTATTTGCTCCTATCGGCGTTCAAGAAGATAACTGGCCAGCAACTGTTGGTATTATTACAGGTATTTTTGCGAAAGAAGCTGTTGTGGGCACGCTGAACAGCCTATACACCACACCAAGCGATGGTGAAGACGCTGAATTCGACTTAATGGGTAGCCTGGAAGAGGCGGTAATGAGTATTCCTGAGAATCTTGCGGGCTTAAGTTACTCAGATCCACTTGGTATCGAAGTGGGTGATTTAACGGATTCAAATGCAGTAGCAGAGGATCAAGAAGTAGATGCTTCAATCTTTGGCAACATCAAGGCTCAATTTGCTTCTGGCAATGCAGCGTTTGCTTACCTAATCTTTATCTTACTGTACACACCATGTGTTGCAGCAATGGGTGCTTACGTACGTGAGTTTGGCCATAAGTTCGCTCGATTTATTGCAGTATGGACAATGGGACTGGCTTACCTATGTGCGACGTTCTACAACCAACTGACACATTTCGCAGATAGCCCAGTGACCAGTGGTATTTGGATTGCGATAATTGTAGCAATCTTCTTTGGTACATACCGTGTGTTCAAACGAGTTGGTCAGAAGCAACAAGGTGCGTTAGAGGCGCAAGTAGCATGA
- the tsaB gene encoding tRNA (adenosine(37)-N6)-threonylcarbamoyltransferase complex dimerization subunit type 1 TsaB, whose translation MSAKILAIDTATENCSVALLVNDRVISRSEVAPRDHTKKVLPMVDEVLKEAGLTLQDLDALAFGRGPGSFTGVRIGIGIAQGLAFGADLPMIGVSTLAAMAQASYRLHGATDVAVAIDARMSEVYWARYTRQENGEWAGVDAECVIPPARLAEEAQADDKTWTKAGTGWEAYQEELGKLPFNLTSGDVLYPDSQDIVILAEQELKKGNTVPVEESSPVYLRDNVTWKKLPGRE comes from the coding sequence ATGAGCGCAAAAATTCTTGCTATCGATACGGCAACTGAGAACTGTTCAGTTGCGCTACTGGTTAATGACCGAGTGATTTCACGCAGTGAAGTGGCTCCTCGTGACCACACTAAGAAAGTACTGCCTATGGTAGACGAAGTACTGAAAGAAGCGGGTCTGACTCTACAAGATTTAGACGCATTGGCGTTTGGTCGTGGTCCGGGTAGCTTTACTGGCGTTCGTATCGGTATTGGTATCGCACAAGGTTTGGCGTTCGGTGCTGACTTACCAATGATTGGCGTTTCAACGCTGGCTGCGATGGCGCAAGCAAGCTACCGTCTACACGGCGCAACGGATGTAGCTGTTGCGATTGATGCACGTATGAGTGAAGTTTACTGGGCACGTTACACTCGCCAAGAAAACGGTGAATGGGCCGGTGTGGATGCAGAATGCGTTATTCCACCTGCACGTCTAGCTGAAGAAGCGCAAGCAGACGACAAAACGTGGACCAAGGCGGGCACAGGTTGGGAAGCTTACCAAGAAGAGCTTGGCAAACTGCCATTCAACTTAACAAGCGGTGATGTTCTCTATCCAGATTCACAAGACATCGTGATTCTTGCTGAGCAGGAACTTAAGAAAGGCAATACAGTCCCAGTAGAAGAATCGAGCCCAGTCTATCTGCGTGATAATGTGACGTGGAAGAAACTTCCGGGTCGCGAATAA
- a CDS encoding HIT family protein yields MSFELHPQLAKDTTVIGHFPLCVALLHKDNAVPWVILVPKRANLKELHHLPMQEQQQFLLESQAVSQALEATFRPDKLNLGALGNMVPQLHIHHIARFKDDVAWPGPVWGNTKGKFRTEEEQNELLGRIKNVLSLSSIFQKA; encoded by the coding sequence ATGAGTTTTGAACTGCACCCTCAACTGGCAAAAGACACCACTGTTATCGGTCACTTCCCACTGTGCGTGGCGCTTCTGCATAAAGACAATGCCGTGCCATGGGTTATCTTGGTACCTAAACGTGCAAACCTAAAAGAGCTTCACCACTTGCCAATGCAAGAACAGCAACAATTTTTGCTAGAGTCTCAAGCGGTAAGCCAAGCACTGGAAGCCACATTCCGTCCAGACAAGTTAAACCTTGGTGCGCTAGGTAATATGGTGCCACAGCTGCACATTCACCATATCGCTCGCTTCAAAGATGACGTCGCATGGCCTGGACCGGTTTGGGGTAACACCAAAGGTAAATTCCGTACAGAAGAAGAGCAAAACGAGCTACTTGGGCGCATTAAGAACGTGCTGTCACTGAGCTCTATTTTCCAAAAGGCATAA
- a CDS encoding VOC family protein, whose protein sequence is MTTQLVEKRLTPELMIEDLGVFMAKIEEFAFMLKLDLSFAQADHIALRINEVETAKAAHEAWSQYGKVISQAEINGRPIIVIEFDKALENRGWKIECLELPYPAEGKIYPTESWEHVEFVIPSHAETADEFLADLKHTYPAFGARFDELGELGVKIKLSSPKGEGERLNNPTVAFKYQGICIKLHPHSLKRIVESEQAE, encoded by the coding sequence ATGACCACGCAACTTGTTGAAAAACGCTTAACGCCAGAACTGATGATTGAAGATCTCGGTGTTTTTATGGCAAAAATTGAAGAATTCGCATTCATGCTCAAATTAGATCTGAGCTTTGCTCAAGCAGATCATATTGCATTGCGTATTAATGAAGTAGAAACAGCAAAAGCAGCGCATGAAGCATGGAGCCAATACGGTAAGGTTATCTCGCAAGCGGAAATCAATGGTCGCCCAATTATCGTCATTGAATTTGATAAAGCATTGGAAAACCGAGGCTGGAAGATTGAATGTCTGGAACTGCCATACCCAGCAGAAGGTAAAATTTACCCAACTGAAAGCTGGGAACATGTGGAGTTTGTGATTCCGTCTCATGCTGAAACCGCCGATGAGTTTTTAGCGGATTTGAAACACACTTATCCTGCGTTTGGTGCGCGTTTTGATGAGTTAGGAGAGCTGGGCGTGAAGATAAAATTGTCGAGCCCGAAAGGGGAGGGCGAACGCTTGAACAACCCAACCGTGGCGTTTAAGTATCAAGGTATTTGTATCAAGCTGCACCCACATTCACTCAAGCGTATTGTGGAGTCAGAGCAGGCTGAATAA
- a CDS encoding ATP-dependent DNA helicase, producing the protein MIAKTFSSEGALGKAIPGFQARQPQIDMAEAVSNAIKDQTQLVVEAGTGTGKTFAYLVPALLSGKKVIISTGSKNLQEQLYHRDLPLMVNSLGFYGQVALLKGRSNYLCLDRLSRQMVESHTNQADPTLLTQLVKVRSWSSETKTGDLGDCDDLPEDSMIIPTITSTNDNCLGKDCPSYTDCFVLKARKRAMDSDIVVVNHHLFLADLAIKETGFGELIPEADVFIFDEAHQLPDIASEYFGQSISSRQIQELAKDIEIAYRTEAKDMRQLQKVGDKLMQSAMDMRIVLGEPGFRGNWREAMQSESIKRELVRLTDSLDLAIDVLKLALGRSQLLDTAFERANLIKGRIDRVCDVDITGYSYWFDTSPRHFALHITPLSVADKFHEQIEIKQGAWIFTSATLAVSGDFKHFTDRLGLKPKQQFSLPSPFDYEKQARLCVPRYLPEPNSPGLADKLVRMLAPVIEENDGRCFFLCTSHSMMRELGERFREVLDLPVLMQGEMSKQKTLAEFMELGNALLVATGAFWEGIDVRGDALSCVIIDKLPFTAPDDPLLKARIEDCRLRGGEPFAEVQIPDAVITLKQGVGRLIRDQKDHGALIICDNRLVTRDYGGIFLGSLPPIPRTRDLERIKTFLKTEQPAAD; encoded by the coding sequence ATGATCGCAAAAACATTCTCCTCTGAGGGCGCGTTAGGTAAAGCCATTCCGGGCTTCCAAGCTCGCCAGCCACAAATTGATATGGCAGAAGCTGTCAGCAATGCGATCAAAGACCAAACTCAGTTAGTGGTTGAAGCGGGAACGGGGACCGGCAAAACCTTCGCTTACCTTGTGCCTGCGTTATTGAGTGGCAAGAAAGTCATCATCAGTACCGGGTCGAAGAACCTACAAGAACAGCTGTATCACCGTGATTTGCCTTTGATGGTGAATTCGCTGGGCTTCTATGGTCAAGTGGCACTTTTAAAAGGTCGCTCTAACTACCTTTGTTTGGATCGTTTAAGTCGTCAAATGGTCGAAAGCCATACGAATCAAGCTGACCCAACACTGCTTACCCAATTGGTTAAGGTTCGTAGTTGGTCGTCTGAAACGAAAACGGGTGACTTGGGTGATTGCGATGATCTGCCAGAAGACAGCATGATTATTCCGACGATTACGTCAACGAATGATAACTGTCTGGGTAAAGATTGTCCGAGCTACACCGATTGTTTCGTCTTGAAAGCACGTAAACGTGCGATGGATTCAGACATTGTTGTAGTCAACCACCACTTATTCCTTGCGGACCTTGCGATCAAAGAAACTGGCTTTGGTGAATTGATCCCAGAAGCTGACGTGTTCATCTTCGACGAAGCTCACCAGCTTCCTGATATTGCCAGCGAATACTTCGGACAATCGATCTCTAGCCGTCAGATCCAAGAGCTCGCCAAAGACATTGAGATTGCCTACCGTACAGAAGCAAAAGACATGCGCCAACTGCAAAAAGTGGGCGATAAGCTGATGCAAAGTGCGATGGACATGCGCATCGTGCTGGGTGAGCCGGGCTTTCGTGGGAACTGGCGTGAAGCGATGCAATCTGAATCCATTAAACGTGAATTGGTGCGTTTAACTGATAGCTTAGATCTGGCGATTGATGTGTTGAAACTGGCACTGGGTCGAAGCCAGTTGCTGGATACTGCGTTTGAACGTGCCAATCTAATAAAAGGTCGAATCGACCGTGTTTGCGATGTCGACATCACAGGCTATTCCTATTGGTTTGATACATCTCCGCGTCATTTTGCTCTGCACATTACGCCGCTATCGGTAGCGGATAAATTCCACGAGCAAATCGAAATCAAACAAGGCGCGTGGATTTTTACCTCAGCAACCCTAGCGGTTTCGGGTGACTTTAAACACTTTACCGACCGTCTTGGATTAAAGCCGAAGCAGCAGTTTTCGTTGCCATCTCCGTTTGATTACGAGAAGCAAGCACGCTTATGTGTGCCTCGTTATCTACCAGAACCAAACAGCCCAGGCTTAGCCGACAAACTGGTGCGAATGCTTGCGCCTGTGATTGAAGAAAACGACGGGCGTTGTTTCTTTCTGTGTACTTCGCACAGCATGATGCGTGAGCTTGGTGAACGCTTTCGTGAAGTGCTGGATCTGCCTGTGCTAATGCAAGGCGAAATGAGCAAACAAAAGACCCTTGCCGAGTTTATGGAGCTAGGTAATGCATTGCTGGTGGCGACTGGTGCATTCTGGGAAGGGATCGATGTTAGAGGTGATGCGCTGAGCTGTGTTATCATCGACAAATTACCGTTTACTGCCCCTGATGACCCGCTGCTCAAAGCCCGAATCGAAGATTGTCGATTACGTGGCGGTGAGCCGTTTGCAGAAGTGCAAATCCCAGATGCGGTTATCACGTTAAAGCAAGGCGTAGGACGTTTGATTCGAGACCAGAAAGACCATGGTGCCTTAATCATTTGCGACAACCGTTTGGTGACGCGTGATTACGGTGGCATCTTCCTCGGCAGTTTACCGCCAATCCCAAGAACACGGGATTTGGAACGAATCAAAACATTCCTAAAAACAGAACAACCCGCCGCAGACTAA
- the argS gene encoding arginine--tRNA ligase, which translates to MNIQALINDKVSQALEAAGAPAGSPAAVRQSAKPQFGDYQANGVMGVAKKLGTNPREFAQKVLDVLDLDGIASKTEIAGPGFINIFLSEEFLAKQAEAALADTRLGVAADEAQTIVADYSAPNVAKEMHVGHLRSTIIGDAVVRTLEFLGHKVIRANHIGDWGTQFGMLIANLERVQQESGEVSMELADLEGFYRESKKLYDEDEEFAVKARGYVVKLQSGDEFCAEMWKKLVDVTMIQNQRNYDRLNVSLSRDDVMGESMYNDMLPKIVADLKAQGLAVEDDGAQVVFLEEFKNKDGEAMGVIVQKRDGGFLYTTTDIACAKYRYEELGADRVLYFIDSRQHQHLMQAWTIVRKAGYIPESVSLEHHAFGMMLGKDGKPFKTRAGGTVRLADLLDEAEVRAAQLIESKNPELAEDEKKAIANTVAMAAVKYADLSKHRTTDYVFDWDNMLAFEGNTAPYMQYAYTRVASVFAKAGVSMDDLQGEIKITDEKEKALIAKLMQFEEAVQSVAREGQPHIMCSYLFELAGQFSSFYEACPILVAEDEAVKQSRLKLAALTAKTIKQGLSLLGIDTLERM; encoded by the coding sequence GTGAATATCCAAGCACTTATTAATGACAAAGTATCTCAGGCTCTAGAAGCCGCTGGCGCACCTGCAGGCAGCCCTGCAGCCGTACGCCAATCAGCAAAGCCGCAATTTGGTGACTACCAAGCAAACGGCGTAATGGGCGTTGCTAAAAAACTGGGCACTAACCCACGAGAATTTGCACAGAAAGTACTGGATGTTCTAGACCTAGACGGTATTGCGAGCAAGACAGAAATCGCAGGTCCTGGTTTCATCAACATTTTCCTAAGCGAAGAGTTCCTAGCAAAACAAGCGGAAGCGGCACTGGCTGACACACGTCTTGGCGTTGCAGCAGACGAAGCTCAAACTATCGTTGCTGACTACTCTGCACCAAACGTTGCTAAAGAAATGCACGTTGGTCACCTACGTTCAACCATCATCGGTGATGCAGTAGTACGTACTCTTGAGTTCCTAGGTCACAAAGTGATCCGTGCGAACCACATCGGTGACTGGGGTACTCAGTTCGGCATGCTTATCGCAAACCTTGAGCGTGTACAACAAGAGTCTGGCGAAGTTTCTATGGAACTGGCGGATCTTGAAGGTTTCTACCGTGAATCGAAAAAGCTGTACGATGAAGACGAAGAGTTTGCAGTAAAAGCTCGTGGTTACGTTGTAAAACTGCAAAGCGGTGACGAGTTCTGCGCAGAAATGTGGAAGAAGCTAGTTGACGTTACCATGATCCAAAACCAACGCAACTACGATCGTCTAAACGTATCTCTATCTCGTGATGACGTAATGGGCGAGAGCATGTACAACGACATGCTACCTAAGATCGTAGCAGACCTTAAAGCACAAGGTCTTGCTGTTGAAGATGACGGCGCGCAAGTTGTGTTCCTTGAAGAATTCAAGAACAAAGACGGCGAAGCGATGGGCGTTATCGTTCAGAAACGCGACGGCGGCTTCCTATACACAACAACGGACATCGCATGTGCGAAATACCGTTACGAGGAACTAGGCGCGGATCGCGTACTTTACTTCATCGACTCTCGTCAGCACCAACACCTAATGCAAGCTTGGACTATCGTTCGTAAAGCGGGTTACATTCCAGAATCTGTTTCTCTTGAACACCATGCATTCGGCATGATGCTAGGTAAAGACGGTAAGCCATTTAAGACTCGTGCGGGTGGTACTGTTCGTCTAGCAGATCTTCTTGATGAAGCAGAAGTTCGTGCAGCACAGCTGATCGAATCTAAGAACCCTGAGCTAGCTGAAGACGAGAAGAAAGCGATCGCAAATACTGTTGCAATGGCAGCGGTTAAATACGCAGACCTTTCTAAGCACCGTACAACGGACTACGTGTTCGATTGGGACAACATGCTAGCGTTCGAAGGTAACACTGCACCGTACATGCAATACGCTTACACTCGTGTAGCATCTGTATTCGCTAAAGCTGGCGTTTCTATGGATGATCTACAAGGTGAAATCAAAATCACTGACGAGAAAGAAAAAGCGCTTATTGCAAAACTTATGCAGTTCGAAGAAGCGGTTCAATCTGTTGCTCGCGAAGGTCAACCACACATCATGTGTAGCTACCTATTCGAACTAGCAGGCCAGTTCTCTAGCTTCTACGAAGCGTGCCCTATCCTAGTTGCAGAAGACGAAGCAGTGAAACAAAGCCGTCTGAAACTAGCAGCGCTAACAGCGAAGACTATCAAGCAGGGTCTGTCTCTACTAGGTATCGATACTCTAGAGCGCATGTAA
- a CDS encoding FeoC-like transcriptional regulator, protein MILKELYQYIADKGIVSQSDLAKQFGMSEDGADAMLSVWIKKGKINRLVDTNKAHDVTRVRYSVTKQDGLSLTVTM, encoded by the coding sequence ATGATTTTAAAAGAGCTTTATCAATACATTGCAGACAAAGGAATCGTCTCTCAATCAGATCTGGCTAAGCAGTTTGGGATGAGTGAAGATGGCGCCGACGCGATGTTAAGCGTGTGGATCAAGAAGGGAAAAATTAACCGTCTAGTCGACACCAATAAAGCTCATGATGTGACTCGAGTACGTTACTCAGTAACTAAGCAAGATGGTTTATCACTGACAGTGACCATGTAG
- a CDS encoding FeoA family protein, translating to MKLSEIKPGETVTIRLLEGLTSDVRKKLMVMGLLPNTEVKVIRRAPMGDPLQVEVRGVSVALREAIAQSIEVERV from the coding sequence ATGAAGTTATCAGAGATTAAACCCGGCGAAACGGTGACTATTCGTTTATTGGAAGGTCTTACATCGGATGTCAGAAAAAAGCTTATGGTGATGGGTTTGCTTCCCAATACTGAAGTGAAAGTCATTCGACGAGCTCCAATGGGTGACCCACTGCAAGTAGAAGTGCGTGGTGTTTCTGTGGCATTACGAGAAGCTATTGCTCAAAGCATCGAAGTGGAGCGCGTATAA
- a CDS encoding YqhA family protein: MKQVFNTFRYVSWIAIICSMAASFLLFVMGAAKTYSAFAVFILNQTPPEALAHLDKADIAIAYLIKSLDTFLVALVLFIFAHGIYTLFISNKAKAKTQEQSVLHWIRTPNIGHLKNILAEVIIVILFVKFLELVLINFDSLNWTILTLPISILVLSLGLKFLGSGATKHSEEH; the protein is encoded by the coding sequence ATGAAACAAGTCTTCAACACATTCCGATACGTCAGCTGGATCGCCATCATCTGTTCTATGGCTGCTTCGTTCTTGCTTTTTGTTATGGGCGCAGCGAAAACCTATTCGGCGTTTGCAGTCTTCATTCTTAATCAAACACCTCCGGAAGCACTCGCACATTTAGATAAAGCAGATATCGCGATCGCTTATTTGATCAAGTCACTGGATACATTTCTTGTTGCGCTAGTTTTGTTCATCTTTGCTCACGGCATCTACACACTATTTATTTCCAACAAAGCTAAAGCGAAAACACAAGAACAGTCGGTTTTACATTGGATCAGAACCCCAAACATCGGCCACCTGAAAAATATCTTGGCTGAAGTCATCATTGTGATTTTGTTTGTGAAGTTCTTGGAGCTCGTACTGATTAACTTCGACAGCTTAAATTGGACGATCTTGACCTTACCTATTTCGATTTTAGTTTTAAGTCTAGGGTTGAAGTTCCTAGGGTCAGGTGCGACTAAACACTCTGAAGAGCATTGA